In one window of Ovis aries strain OAR_USU_Benz2616 breed Rambouillet chromosome 3, ARS-UI_Ramb_v3.0, whole genome shotgun sequence DNA:
- the WDCP gene encoding WD repeat and coiled-coil-containing protein isoform X2, protein MELGQGKLLRTGLNTLYQAIHPIHGLAWTDGTQVVLTNLQLHSGEAKFGDSTVLGQFEYVYGVSWAPPGAADTPTLLAVQHEKCVIVWQLCPSPAEEPSKWLMSQPCEIRQSCPVLPQGCVWHPESAILTVLTARDVSVFYNIHGDSSQVKVDVSTQGLIHCACWTQDGQRLVVAAGSSLHSYIWDSAQKTLHRCSLCPVFDVDSYVRSIGATVDSQVAIATELPLDKICGLNASGTFDVPPSGEDTCLRALPVTDPLSSETNSETPVSSSFSEPLDLTHIHFNRFKSEGSSLTCLRKKDYLTGTGLDSSHLVLLTFEKEVTCNRKVIIPGILVPDLIAFNLKAQAVAVASNTSNVIFIYSVIPLLMPNIQQIQLESNERPKGICFLTDELLLILVGRQKSTDSAFLPSSKSDQYMIRLIVREVMLKEDSPVTLSENQSGNSAFSTLINKTNIKKLIEDLSPDFCHQSRGLLFTANSSSQSGRPGRTLIEEIESPASSICDGSTVLETLDAKPVNWSVTLPRPSSTPAHTSTAEPPNLEREKEMYQLSKELEVVSRNLSEVQRHLSELSNFLHNGKKSSPVYPLSQDLPYVHITCQKCHFVRPVVEKRMMLLCNGKLRLSTVQQTFGLSLVEMLHDSHWILLCADSEGFVPLTFTATQEIIIRDGRSDDFQNSASEP, encoded by the exons ATGGAGTTGGGACAAGGAAAACTTCTCAGGACTGGACTGAATACATTATATCAAGCAATACACCCAATTCACGGCCTTGCTTGGACTGATGGGACTCAGGTAGTCCTGACCAATTTACAGCTTCACAGTGGAGAGGCCAAATTTGGGGACTCAACAGTCCTTGGGCAGTTTGAATATGTGTATGGGGTGTCCTGGGCTCCGCCTGGTGCAGCTGACACACCCACTCTGCTCGCTGTCCAGCACGAGAAGTGTGTCATCGTGTGGCAGCTGTGTCCTAGCCCTGCAGAAGAGCCAAGCAAGTGGCTGATGTCTCAGCCCTGTGAGATCAGACAGTCATGCCCTGTCCTTCCCCAGGGCTGTGTGTGGCACCCAGAAAGTGCCATCCTGACTGTGCTGACTGCTCGGGATGTCTCCGTATTCTACAACATCCACGGTGACAGTTCCCAAGTCAAAGTGGACGTCAGCACCCAAGGCCTCATTCACTGTGCGTGTTGGACCCAGGATGGCCAGAGGCTGGTGGTGGCAGCAGGCAGCAGCCTGCACTCTTACATTTGGGACAGTGCTCAGAAGACTCTTCACAGGTGCTCCCTCTGTCCCGTCTTTGATGTGGACAGCTACGTGCGCTCAATCGGGGCCACTGTGGACTCACAGGTCGCTATAGCCACTGAGCTTCCGCTGGACAAGATTTGTGGGTTAAATGCTTCTGGAACTTTTGACGTTCCCCCTAGTGGTGAAGACACTTGTCTGCGTGCTTTACCAGTTACTGATCCACTTTCCTCTGAAACAAATTCTGAAACACCAGTGTCGTCATCCttttctgagcctctggatctaacTCATATCCACTTCAACAGATTTAAATCTGAGGGTAGTTCTCTTACTTGTCTAAGAAAAAAAGACTACTTGACAGGAACTGGCCTAGATTCTTCACATTTGGTCCTTTTGACCTTTGAGAAGGAGGTTACCTGCAACAGAAAAGTCATCATTCCAGGCATTCTGGTTCCTGATCTAATAGCATTTAATCTCAAAGCACAAGCAGTCGCAGTGGCTTCCAATACATCTAATGTAATTTTTATCTATTCTGTCATTCCGTTATTAATGCCAAACATCCAGCAGATTCAGTTAGAAAGTAATGAAAGACCAAAAGGCATATGTTTCTTGACAGATGAATTACTATTAATTTTGGTGGGAAGACAAAAGTCCACTGACTCGgcatttcttccttcttcaaaATCTGATCAGTATATGATTCGTTTGATTGTTAGAGAGGTAATGCTGAAAGAAGACTCTCCAGTAACACTGAGTGAAAACCAGAGTGGTAACTCTGCTTTCAGTACTctgataaataaaacaaatataaaaaagctAATTGAAGATCTTTCGCCGGATTTTTGTCACCAAAGCAGAGGGCTCTTGTTCACAGCTAATAGCAGCAGTCAAAGTGGACGGCCTGGAAGAACCCTtattgaagaaatagaaagtccTGCATCCAGCATCTGTGATGGCTCCACAGTCCTAGAAACTCTAGATGCCAAGCCTGTTAACTGGTCAGTAACACTGCCCAGACCCAGCAGCACACCAGCCCACACCAGTACCGCAGAACCTCCTAACTTAGAACGGGAAAAGGAAATGTACCAGCTGTCTAAGGAACTGGAAGTTGTATCTAGGAACCTGAGTGAAGTGCAGCGACATCTTTCTGAACTCAGCAACTTTCTGCACAATGGAAAGAAATCCTCTCCAGTGTACCCACTCTCTCAGGATCTGCCTTATGTTCACATCACTTGCCAG aaatgtcaTTTTGTACGTCCTGTTGTTGAAAAAAGAATGATGCTTCTCTGCAATGGCaagctaagactcagcacagtccaACAGACTTTCGGCCTCTCTCTTGTTGAAATGCTGCATG aCTCCCACTGGATCCTTCTTTGTGCGGACAGTGAAGGCTTCGTCCCCTTAACTTTCACAGCCACACAGGAAATAATCATAAGAGATGGCAGGTCAGATGACTTCCAAAACTCTGCCTCAGAGCCTTGA
- the WDCP gene encoding WD repeat and coiled-coil-containing protein isoform X1 — MELGQGKLLRTGLNTLYQAIHPIHGLAWTDGTQVVLTNLQLHSGEAKFGDSTVLGQFEYVYGVSWAPPGAADTPTLLAVQHEKCVIVWQLCPSPAEEPSKWLMSQPCEIRQSCPVLPQGCVWHPESAILTVLTARDVSVFYNIHGDSSQVKVDVSTQGLIHCACWTQDGQRLVVAAGSSLHSYIWDSAQKTLHRCSLCPVFDVDSYVRSIGATVDSQVAIATELPLDKICGLNASGTFDVPPSGEDTCLRALPVTDPLSSETNSETPVSSSFSEPLDLTHIHFNRFKSEGSSLTCLRKKDYLTGTGLDSSHLVLLTFEKEVTCNRKVIIPGILVPDLIAFNLKAQAVAVASNTSNVIFIYSVIPLLMPNIQQIQLESNERPKGICFLTDELLLILVGRQKSTDSAFLPSSKSDQYMIRLIVREVMLKEDSPVTLSENQSGNSAFSTLINKTNIKKLIEDLSPDFCHQSRGLLFTANSSSQSGRPGRTLIEEIESPASSICDGSTVLETLDAKPVNWSVTLPRPSSTPAHTSTAEPPNLEREKEMYQLSKELEVVSRNLSEVQRHLSELSNFLHNGKKSSPVYPLSQDLPYVHITCQKCHFVRPVVEKRMMLLCNGKLRLSTVQQTFGLSLVEMLHDSHWILLCADSEGFVPLTFTATQEIIIRDGRVDAPQLGSAVPLGGKALAMAGSTTLPPRLLFPAPQQSPVFVRWLRKQLFMYS; from the exons ATGGAGTTGGGACAAGGAAAACTTCTCAGGACTGGACTGAATACATTATATCAAGCAATACACCCAATTCACGGCCTTGCTTGGACTGATGGGACTCAGGTAGTCCTGACCAATTTACAGCTTCACAGTGGAGAGGCCAAATTTGGGGACTCAACAGTCCTTGGGCAGTTTGAATATGTGTATGGGGTGTCCTGGGCTCCGCCTGGTGCAGCTGACACACCCACTCTGCTCGCTGTCCAGCACGAGAAGTGTGTCATCGTGTGGCAGCTGTGTCCTAGCCCTGCAGAAGAGCCAAGCAAGTGGCTGATGTCTCAGCCCTGTGAGATCAGACAGTCATGCCCTGTCCTTCCCCAGGGCTGTGTGTGGCACCCAGAAAGTGCCATCCTGACTGTGCTGACTGCTCGGGATGTCTCCGTATTCTACAACATCCACGGTGACAGTTCCCAAGTCAAAGTGGACGTCAGCACCCAAGGCCTCATTCACTGTGCGTGTTGGACCCAGGATGGCCAGAGGCTGGTGGTGGCAGCAGGCAGCAGCCTGCACTCTTACATTTGGGACAGTGCTCAGAAGACTCTTCACAGGTGCTCCCTCTGTCCCGTCTTTGATGTGGACAGCTACGTGCGCTCAATCGGGGCCACTGTGGACTCACAGGTCGCTATAGCCACTGAGCTTCCGCTGGACAAGATTTGTGGGTTAAATGCTTCTGGAACTTTTGACGTTCCCCCTAGTGGTGAAGACACTTGTCTGCGTGCTTTACCAGTTACTGATCCACTTTCCTCTGAAACAAATTCTGAAACACCAGTGTCGTCATCCttttctgagcctctggatctaacTCATATCCACTTCAACAGATTTAAATCTGAGGGTAGTTCTCTTACTTGTCTAAGAAAAAAAGACTACTTGACAGGAACTGGCCTAGATTCTTCACATTTGGTCCTTTTGACCTTTGAGAAGGAGGTTACCTGCAACAGAAAAGTCATCATTCCAGGCATTCTGGTTCCTGATCTAATAGCATTTAATCTCAAAGCACAAGCAGTCGCAGTGGCTTCCAATACATCTAATGTAATTTTTATCTATTCTGTCATTCCGTTATTAATGCCAAACATCCAGCAGATTCAGTTAGAAAGTAATGAAAGACCAAAAGGCATATGTTTCTTGACAGATGAATTACTATTAATTTTGGTGGGAAGACAAAAGTCCACTGACTCGgcatttcttccttcttcaaaATCTGATCAGTATATGATTCGTTTGATTGTTAGAGAGGTAATGCTGAAAGAAGACTCTCCAGTAACACTGAGTGAAAACCAGAGTGGTAACTCTGCTTTCAGTACTctgataaataaaacaaatataaaaaagctAATTGAAGATCTTTCGCCGGATTTTTGTCACCAAAGCAGAGGGCTCTTGTTCACAGCTAATAGCAGCAGTCAAAGTGGACGGCCTGGAAGAACCCTtattgaagaaatagaaagtccTGCATCCAGCATCTGTGATGGCTCCACAGTCCTAGAAACTCTAGATGCCAAGCCTGTTAACTGGTCAGTAACACTGCCCAGACCCAGCAGCACACCAGCCCACACCAGTACCGCAGAACCTCCTAACTTAGAACGGGAAAAGGAAATGTACCAGCTGTCTAAGGAACTGGAAGTTGTATCTAGGAACCTGAGTGAAGTGCAGCGACATCTTTCTGAACTCAGCAACTTTCTGCACAATGGAAAGAAATCCTCTCCAGTGTACCCACTCTCTCAGGATCTGCCTTATGTTCACATCACTTGCCAG aaatgtcaTTTTGTACGTCCTGTTGTTGAAAAAAGAATGATGCTTCTCTGCAATGGCaagctaagactcagcacagtccaACAGACTTTCGGCCTCTCTCTTGTTGAAATGCTGCATG aCTCCCACTGGATCCTTCTTTGTGCGGACAGTGAAGGCTTCGTCCCCTTAACTTTCACAGCCACACAGGAAATAATCATAAGAGATGGCAG GGTGGATGCTCCCCAGCTGGGATCTGCAGTGCCGCTGGGAGGTAAAGCGCTCGCCATGGCTGGCTCCACCACTCTTCCCCCCAGGCTGCTGTTCCCTGCTCCGCAGCAGAGCCCAGTCTTTGTTAGATGGCTCAGAAAGcagttatttatgtattcatgA